The following are from one region of the Nitrososphaerota archaeon genome:
- a CDS encoding aldolase — protein sequence MKQDRMSPFLRKGKGMLLAYDQGLEHGPSKDFDDRNIDPSFIMETAVKGKFTGVVFQKGTAERFYDGKVPLIVKVNGKTSLPRGEPLSRQLCSVEHALSLGAKGVGYTIYLGSAHERIMFTEFGRIQEEAHEKGIAAIAWVYPRGEAVQNDTSKEIVAYAARTGLELGADAVKIKYTGDSSSFSWAVKSAAGVRVFMSGGPKASTDEEFLEQVQGVMDAGGTGLAVGRNVWQNMDPLRMSEKLRRVIFQET from the coding sequence ATGAAGCAGGATAGGATGTCCCCGTTCCTTAGGAAGGGGAAGGGGATGCTTCTGGCCTACGACCAGGGCCTGGAACACGGGCCATCGAAGGACTTCGACGACAGGAACATCGACCCGTCGTTCATAATGGAGACCGCTGTCAAGGGGAAGTTCACAGGGGTGGTCTTCCAGAAGGGCACCGCAGAGAGGTTTTATGACGGAAAGGTGCCACTGATCGTAAAAGTCAACGGGAAGACCAGCCTTCCCAGGGGAGAGCCGTTGTCGAGGCAGCTGTGCTCGGTCGAACACGCCCTATCTCTCGGCGCGAAGGGCGTGGGGTATACCATCTATCTCGGGAGCGCGCACGAGAGGATAATGTTCACCGAGTTCGGGCGAATCCAAGAAGAGGCCCATGAGAAAGGAATAGCAGCCATCGCCTGGGTGTACCCAAGAGGGGAGGCGGTGCAGAATGACACCTCCAAGGAGATCGTGGCATATGCGGCACGGACGGGCCTCGAGTTGGGCGCAGACGCGGTCAAGATCAAGTACACGGGAGACAGTTCGTCTTTCTCCTGGGCGGTCAAGTCTGCGGCGGGCGTCAGAGTCTTCATGTCGGGTGGACCGAAGGCCTCCACTGATGAGGAATTCCTAGAACAGGTGCAGGGCGTGATGGATGCGGGGGGCACCGGCCTCGCCGTGGGGAGGAACGTTTGGCAGAACATGGACCCCCTGAGGATGTCAGAGAAGCTCCGAAGGGTCATCTTTCAAGAGACGTAG
- a CDS encoding fructose-1,6-bisphosphatase: MKLEEFLRLNAPEDLAQLTSAIAKASISVWESIPFKSGLLSELNPSGEKQKAIDVFSNDEFVEALTATGAAAEVASEEMAEPVESKGKVSIAMDPLDGSSNVETNNPLGSIFGFYSQRLPCSGKSLLGALYVTYGGMVTITLTFGKGVHRFVAVRDGAKMSFELLGIDLKVPDNPEVYGVGGFRKDWIPTVRAFVDSLEARGMRVRYCGTFVGDYNQVLARGGIFAYPALIEKPRGKLRVLYETAPMALINEQAGGYATDGHRSILEIAPSSLADTSPAYIGSATLVHELERLVSTG; encoded by the coding sequence TTGAAGCTCGAGGAGTTCCTTAGGCTCAACGCCCCGGAGGACCTAGCCCAGCTAACGTCCGCCATCGCAAAGGCAAGCATCTCCGTATGGGAGAGCATCCCCTTCAAGTCCGGACTCCTTTCGGAGCTGAATCCATCGGGGGAGAAGCAGAAGGCAATCGACGTCTTCTCCAATGACGAGTTCGTCGAAGCGCTGACGGCGACAGGCGCCGCCGCCGAGGTCGCCTCGGAAGAGATGGCGGAGCCTGTCGAATCGAAGGGGAAGGTCAGCATTGCCATGGACCCTCTGGACGGCAGCTCCAACGTCGAGACCAACAACCCCCTCGGCAGCATCTTCGGATTCTACTCGCAGCGGCTCCCCTGCTCTGGGAAGAGCCTCCTGGGGGCCCTCTACGTCACCTACGGCGGCATGGTGACCATCACCCTCACCTTCGGCAAGGGGGTCCACAGGTTCGTCGCAGTCAGAGATGGGGCGAAGATGTCCTTCGAGCTCCTCGGCATCGACCTCAAGGTCCCGGACAATCCCGAGGTCTACGGTGTGGGTGGGTTCAGGAAGGACTGGATCCCCACAGTTCGGGCGTTCGTAGACTCCCTTGAGGCAAGGGGAATGCGGGTAAGGTACTGCGGGACGTTCGTCGGCGACTACAACCAGGTCCTTGCGAGAGGTGGGATCTTCGCCTATCCTGCCCTCATCGAGAAGCCCAGGGGCAAGCTCAGGGTGTTGTATGAAACAGCGCCCATGGCCTTGATCAACGAGCAGGCGGGGGGCTACGCCACCGACGGTCATAGGAGCATCCTTGAGATCGCACCGAGCAGCCTGGCTGACACCTCCCCGGCCTACATAGGAAGCGCTACCCTGGTCCACGAACTCGAAAGGCTGGTTTCCACGGGCTGA
- a CDS encoding Glu/Leu/Phe/Val dehydrogenase, protein MSQSKPNAFDNALEQLRIAAEYLKLEDGIHQMLSHPKREVTVSLPTRMDDGNTHVFTGYRVQYSDARGPCKGGIRYHPNVSLDEVKALAAWMTWKCSIADIPFGGAKGGVICNPKSMSQPELERMTRRYTAAIADFIGPYRDVPAPDVYTNAQVMAWIVDTYSVLKGYMVPEVVTGKPISIGGSLGRDKATGRGAVFCTVEAAKVKKMDLKKATFAVQGFGNAGTNYAELLQGYGSRLVAASDSKGAVMSRNGIDADRLIAYKAKTGSVVGMEGTQPVSDTELLKLDVDILCPAALENAITPDIAKGIKAKMIVECANGPTTPAADKIIDSNGIFLIPDILANSGGVIVSYLEWVQNLDRISWPESEVNAKLEQKITGAFRDVHQTSVKHSTSMRTGALMVGVGRVADAIRTLGIFP, encoded by the coding sequence ATGAGTCAGTCAAAGCCCAACGCATTCGATAACGCGCTCGAGCAGCTGAGGATTGCTGCGGAGTACCTGAAGCTTGAAGATGGAATCCACCAGATGCTTTCACACCCCAAGCGGGAAGTGACAGTCTCACTCCCCACGAGGATGGACGACGGGAATACCCACGTGTTCACCGGCTACAGGGTCCAGTACAGCGACGCCAGGGGTCCGTGCAAAGGAGGGATCAGGTACCACCCCAACGTTAGCCTAGACGAGGTAAAGGCGCTGGCCGCCTGGATGACGTGGAAGTGCAGCATCGCCGACATACCCTTCGGCGGAGCGAAGGGAGGCGTCATCTGCAACCCCAAGAGCATGTCTCAGCCAGAGCTCGAAAGGATGACAAGACGCTACACTGCTGCGATCGCGGACTTCATCGGACCCTACCGCGACGTGCCGGCTCCGGACGTGTACACCAACGCCCAGGTGATGGCCTGGATCGTGGACACCTATAGCGTGCTCAAGGGATACATGGTCCCTGAGGTCGTGACCGGCAAGCCCATCTCCATCGGGGGCTCTCTAGGTCGAGACAAGGCTACAGGAAGGGGGGCTGTGTTCTGCACAGTGGAGGCGGCGAAGGTCAAGAAGATGGACCTGAAGAAGGCGACCTTCGCGGTCCAAGGATTCGGGAACGCGGGGACAAATTACGCAGAACTCCTGCAGGGCTACGGCTCTAGGCTCGTCGCGGCCAGCGACTCCAAGGGCGCGGTCATGAGCAGGAACGGCATCGACGCCGACAGGCTGATCGCATACAAGGCCAAGACCGGGTCGGTCGTCGGAATGGAGGGGACCCAGCCTGTGAGCGACACAGAGTTGCTCAAGCTGGACGTGGACATCCTCTGTCCGGCGGCGCTCGAGAACGCCATCACGCCTGACATCGCCAAGGGTATCAAAGCCAAGATGATCGTCGAGTGCGCGAACGGGCCTACGACCCCGGCGGCTGACAAGATCATCGACTCCAATGGGATTTTCCTGATTCCGGACATCCTCGCCAACTCAGGCGGAGTGATCGTCAGCTACCTGGAATGGGTCCAGAACCTTGACAGGATAAGCTGGCCCGAGTCGGAGGTCAACGCGAAGCTGGAGCAGAAGATCACAGGAGCGTTCAGGGACGTGCACCAGACCTCAGTCAAGCACTCGACCTCCATGAGGACGGGCGCTCTGATGGTCGGGGTTGGACGGGTCGCCGACGCCATTAGGACTCTCGGGATATTCCCCTAG